The Pirellulimonas nuda genome includes a region encoding these proteins:
- a CDS encoding DUF2817 domain-containing protein produces the protein MKKHELAAALAFTVLAFAPSARGGPPDPPAAVELELGRSVADRPIVARAWGSGPDTALVIASIHGSEPAGTPLVERFEQWLAEHPDALAGRRLVVVPIANPDGYANRERFNSNGVDLNRNFPADNRTEHRRHGPTALSEPESAGLMRLLRTHPPQRVLSIHQPIACVDYDGPAEALANTISTAIAGRLPVKQIGSRPGSLGSYVGVTLGVPIITLELPEHAEDDPEKLWRDYRGALEAFVKGAAP, from the coding sequence ATGAAGAAGCATGAACTGGCGGCGGCGCTGGCGTTCACCGTGCTGGCGTTCGCGCCCAGCGCCCGCGGCGGACCGCCCGACCCGCCCGCGGCCGTCGAGCTCGAGCTCGGCCGCAGCGTCGCGGACAGGCCGATCGTCGCCCGGGCGTGGGGCTCGGGCCCCGACACGGCGCTGGTGATCGCCAGCATCCACGGCAGCGAACCGGCCGGCACGCCGCTGGTGGAGCGGTTCGAGCAGTGGCTCGCGGAGCACCCCGACGCGCTGGCCGGCCGGCGTCTGGTAGTCGTGCCAATCGCCAACCCAGACGGCTACGCCAATCGCGAGCGCTTCAACTCCAACGGCGTCGACCTCAACCGCAACTTCCCGGCCGACAACCGCACGGAGCACCGCCGGCACGGCCCGACGGCCCTCTCGGAGCCGGAGTCGGCTGGGCTGATGCGGCTGCTGCGTACGCACCCCCCGCAGCGGGTGCTGAGCATCCACCAGCCCATCGCGTGCGTCGACTACGACGGCCCCGCCGAGGCGCTCGCCAACACGATCAGCACGGCCATCGCCGGCCGCCTCCCCGTCAAGCAGATCGGCAGCCGCCCCGGTTCGCTCGGCTCGTACGTCGGCGTAACGCTCGGCGTGCCGATTATCACGCTCGAGCTGCCGGAGCACGCCGAGGACGACCCAGAGAAGTTGTGGCGCGACTACCGGGGGGCGCTGGAGGCGTTCGTGAAGGGCGCTGCCCCGTAG
- a CDS encoding SpoIIAA family protein, translating to MVEELPRSSGAVLGFKMSERLHDQDYHNFVPIIDKAVAEHGKVRLLASFHDFHGWDAHALWDDIKFSTTHCHSVERIALVGDKQWEKWMASVCKPFTMAKIQYFDASETDKAWAWLEEA from the coding sequence ATGGTCGAAGAGCTCCCCCGCAGCAGCGGCGCCGTCCTCGGTTTCAAGATGTCTGAGCGTCTGCACGACCAGGACTACCACAACTTCGTCCCGATCATCGACAAGGCGGTCGCCGAGCACGGCAAGGTGCGGCTGCTGGCCTCCTTCCACGACTTCCACGGCTGGGACGCCCACGCCCTGTGGGACGACATCAAGTTCTCCACCACCCACTGCCACAGTGTCGAGCGGATCGCGCTGGTCGGCGACAAGCAGTGGGAGAAGTGGATGGCAAGCGTCTGCAAGCCGTTCACGATGGCCAAGATCCAGTACTTCGACGCCTCGGAAACCGACAAGGCGTGGGCGTGGCTCGAAGAAGCGTAG
- a CDS encoding protocadherin produces MKRSLTVAIASLALLTSGVDLSFARGFGGGGGGGFRGGGGGGGGFGGGGGGGFGGGGSRGGFSGGGGGGFGGGGGGVGGGGFGGGGGGLGGGFGGGGGGLGGGGFGGAGGAGAGGFGGDRGELGGGGGGLGGGEFGGGARAGGDAAGLGGRGAGGQGGGLGEGGFGGAAPSSSRLNSFLGLPTDSGLAAGAGGRAGFAAGPNGAAAGREGAAGGVYEGPNGATVAHGSAGAQGAVVGPNRAAAGGVNARGTVVQGPEGNVYAHGNVSERGVAAGPNGVAGGSREAGGSAVVGQGGNAYARGGAAERGFAAGPNGVAAGGRAAGGAVVRGSDGVYAHGAVAGRGYAVGAAGVGTWHCSAADLRVQGNYVRAGYNHYGAFGRDWYARYPGAWRPRGYAAGVWTAATWGALNNWFAADWYPMPYSYGSGITYVNNEVYVDGESLGTAQQYYQTAADLVQTGEQAADNEAPADDAAPTDADPSSADWLPLGVFEAIPGGQSSSKMTFQMAVNREGVLRGNYYNSSDNNVQKIVGAVNKQTQRVSWVVENRKNIIFDTGLDNLTKDESTMLVHDGPDQTQQWSLVRLEQPEQSDQPAGQTGAN; encoded by the coding sequence ATGAAACGCTCTCTCACCGTCGCAATTGCTAGCTTGGCGTTGCTCACTTCCGGCGTCGACCTCTCGTTCGCCCGCGGCTTTGGCGGCGGCGGCGGGGGGGGCTTCCGCGGTGGCGGCGGAGGCGGCGGCGGTTTCGGCGGGGGCGGAGGTGGCGGCTTCGGCGGCGGCGGCAGCCGGGGCGGCTTTAGCGGAGGGGGCGGTGGTGGCTTCGGAGGCGGCGGAGGGGGTGTCGGCGGTGGCGGATTCGGTGGCGGCGGAGGAGGTCTCGGCGGTGGATTCGGTGGAGGTGGTGGAGGTCTGGGTGGCGGAGGCTTTGGAGGAGCCGGCGGAGCGGGCGCGGGGGGATTCGGCGGGGATAGGGGAGAGCTGGGCGGCGGTGGCGGCGGGCTCGGCGGCGGTGAGTTCGGCGGCGGCGCTCGCGCCGGCGGCGACGCCGCCGGTCTTGGCGGTCGTGGGGCCGGCGGCCAGGGCGGCGGGCTTGGCGAAGGGGGATTCGGCGGCGCGGCGCCTTCGTCGTCGCGGCTCAATTCCTTCCTCGGGCTCCCCACCGACTCTGGCCTCGCAGCGGGCGCCGGCGGCAGGGCGGGTTTCGCGGCCGGGCCCAACGGCGCCGCCGCGGGGCGTGAGGGCGCCGCGGGGGGGGTCTACGAAGGGCCGAATGGAGCAACCGTGGCCCACGGATCGGCCGGCGCCCAGGGCGCCGTGGTCGGCCCCAACCGCGCGGCTGCCGGCGGCGTCAACGCCCGGGGGACCGTGGTCCAAGGACCCGAAGGGAACGTCTACGCCCACGGCAACGTATCGGAACGCGGCGTAGCGGCCGGCCCCAACGGTGTGGCCGGCGGATCGCGTGAAGCGGGCGGCTCGGCCGTGGTGGGGCAGGGGGGCAACGCGTACGCCCGCGGCGGCGCGGCAGAACGCGGTTTCGCCGCCGGGCCTAACGGCGTCGCGGCCGGGGGCCGCGCAGCGGGGGGGGCGGTGGTGCGTGGTTCTGACGGGGTTTACGCCCACGGCGCCGTTGCCGGCCGCGGCTACGCGGTCGGGGCCGCCGGGGTCGGCACCTGGCATTGCAGCGCGGCCGACCTACGGGTGCAGGGCAACTACGTCCGTGCCGGCTACAACCATTACGGCGCGTTCGGTCGCGACTGGTACGCCCGCTACCCGGGCGCCTGGCGCCCACGCGGGTACGCCGCGGGGGTCTGGACCGCCGCTACGTGGGGCGCGCTGAACAACTGGTTCGCCGCAGACTGGTACCCGATGCCCTACAGCTACGGCAGCGGCATCACCTACGTCAACAACGAGGTGTACGTAGACGGCGAGTCGCTGGGCACCGCCCAGCAGTACTACCAGACCGCGGCCGACCTGGTGCAAACCGGCGAGCAGGCCGCGGACAACGAGGCGCCCGCCGACGACGCCGCGCCGACCGACGCCGACCCGTCGAGCGCCGACTGGCTGCCGCTGGGGGTGTTCGAGGCGATCCCGGGGGGGCAGTCGTCTAGCAAGATGACCTTCCAGATGGCCGTCAATCGAGAAGGGGTGCTGCGCGGCAATTACTACAACAGCAGCGACAACAACGTGCAGAAGATCGTCGGCGCGGTGAACAAGCAGACCCAGCGCGTGAGCTGGGTGGTTGAGAACCGCAAGAACATCATCTTCGACACCGGGCTCGACAACCTCACCAAGGACGAGTCGACCATGCTGGTGCACGACGGCCCCGACCAGACCCAGCAGTGGAGCCTGGTGCGGCTGGAGCAACCGGAGCAATCCGACCAACCCGCGGGCCAGACCGGCGCCAACTAG
- a CDS encoding YybH family protein codes for MSAERLRNSLLPALFLALAVSFAPGLAWAQDAAPSTMTAADANAPAAAIRAAGQAFVVAFNRQDAKGVAALWTADGEYVDEQGVQTVGRDAIEKQYADFFAANPGARIEIVMQSVKQITPDAALESGSSTLLLAKPAGATSRGQYVAAHAKQDGKWLMASVRETPAVDVAPANANLSDLAWLTGRWAADKGSTHIEIAFDPVADGRFLLGQTTLSTDQGSSSGGTQVVGRDPLTGQLVSWFFNTDGGHGFGVWSRDGDRWLVRTVGVTGQGAPTRATNILYNADDKVHSWQSVDRSLANQPLSDTEEVVIERVSNDAAKPK; via the coding sequence ATGTCTGCAGAACGTTTGCGAAACTCGCTGCTGCCCGCGTTGTTCTTGGCCCTGGCGGTTTCTTTCGCCCCGGGCCTGGCGTGGGCGCAGGACGCGGCGCCTTCCACCATGACCGCGGCCGACGCCAACGCGCCCGCCGCGGCGATCCGCGCCGCGGGGCAGGCGTTTGTTGTCGCGTTCAATCGCCAGGACGCCAAAGGGGTCGCCGCCCTGTGGACGGCCGACGGCGAGTACGTTGACGAGCAGGGCGTCCAGACCGTGGGACGCGACGCGATCGAGAAACAGTACGCCGATTTCTTCGCGGCCAACCCCGGCGCCCGCATCGAGATCGTGATGCAGTCGGTCAAGCAGATCACCCCCGACGCGGCGCTCGAGAGCGGGTCGTCGACCCTCCTGCTCGCCAAGCCGGCCGGCGCGACGTCGCGGGGGCAGTACGTTGCCGCCCACGCGAAGCAGGACGGCAAGTGGCTGATGGCCAGCGTCCGCGAGACTCCCGCCGTCGACGTTGCGCCGGCAAACGCCAACCTCAGCGACCTCGCGTGGCTCACCGGCCGGTGGGCCGCCGACAAGGGGTCGACCCACATCGAGATCGCCTTCGACCCAGTCGCCGACGGCAGGTTCCTGCTCGGCCAGACCACGCTCAGCACCGACCAGGGGTCCTCCTCCGGCGGGACGCAGGTCGTGGGACGCGACCCGCTCACCGGGCAGCTCGTCTCTTGGTTCTTCAACACCGACGGCGGCCACGGCTTCGGCGTGTGGTCGCGGGACGGCGACCGCTGGCTCGTGCGGACCGTCGGCGTCACCGGCCAAGGCGCCCCCACCCGGGCCACCAACATCCTCTACAACGCCGACGACAAGGTTCACTCCTGGCAGTCGGTGGATCGCTCGTTGGCCAATCAACCCCTGAGCGACACCGAAGAAGTTGTGATCGAACGCGTCTCGAATGACGCCGCGAAACCGAAGTAG
- a CDS encoding alpha/beta hydrolase, which yields MALRASFLFLLLVSVCVGEPSRIEGPVTFHSEVYPDTTREYWVYVPEGYDSAQPACVLVVQDGLGMAKGWRLPEVMDKLIAAGEMPKTIGIFVNPGVLPGGKKNRSFEYDSPGGRYARMLIEELLPEVGKSYSLSDNPNDRCIAGASSGGHCALNAAWERPDAFRRVLSTIGSFTDLRGGHNLEALVRKTEPKPIRVYLADGSNDLNNFAGNWFLANQTMLSSLEWAGYDVAHDWGDGGHSPEHGRAIMPQAMRWLWRDYPQPIAARERQPSEDCVVVPGKGWRPSGEPAPASAGSATVDIGAHHPQLAVQAARGEETPRVTAMTADPRGWTYCATAAGIQYLDSEGRLRLFINPPNQKPITALFWKGDSSTLCAVAGGKVYQRELRFPPAP from the coding sequence ATGGCCCTACGCGCTTCGTTCTTGTTCTTGCTGCTGGTGTCGGTCTGCGTTGGCGAGCCGTCGCGGATCGAGGGGCCCGTCACATTTCACAGCGAGGTCTACCCAGACACCACCCGCGAGTACTGGGTGTATGTGCCCGAGGGTTACGACTCCGCCCAACCGGCGTGCGTGCTGGTGGTGCAGGACGGCCTGGGGATGGCCAAGGGCTGGCGGCTGCCCGAGGTGATGGACAAGTTGATCGCGGCGGGCGAGATGCCCAAGACAATCGGCATCTTTGTGAACCCCGGCGTGCTGCCGGGCGGCAAGAAGAACCGCAGCTTCGAGTACGACTCGCCGGGTGGACGCTACGCGCGGATGCTGATCGAAGAGCTGCTGCCCGAAGTCGGCAAGTCGTACAGCTTGTCGGACAACCCCAACGACCGCTGCATCGCCGGCGCCAGCTCGGGCGGGCACTGCGCCCTCAACGCCGCGTGGGAGCGTCCCGACGCGTTCCGGCGGGTGCTGAGCACCATCGGCAGCTTCACCGACCTACGCGGCGGCCACAACCTCGAAGCTCTGGTGCGCAAGACCGAGCCCAAGCCGATCCGCGTTTACTTGGCGGACGGCAGCAATGACTTGAACAACTTTGCCGGCAACTGGTTCTTGGCCAACCAGACGATGCTCAGCTCGCTGGAGTGGGCCGGCTACGACGTCGCCCACGACTGGGGAGACGGCGGGCACAGCCCCGAGCACGGGCGAGCGATCATGCCGCAAGCCATGCGGTGGCTGTGGCGCGACTACCCCCAGCCGATCGCGGCGCGCGAGCGCCAGCCGAGCGAAGACTGCGTGGTGGTGCCGGGCAAGGGTTGGCGGCCCTCCGGCGAGCCGGCGCCCGCTTCGGCCGGCTCGGCGACGGTTGATATCGGCGCGCATCACCCCCAGCTCGCGGTGCAGGCCGCCAGAGGAGAAGAGACGCCCCGCGTCACGGCGATGACCGCCGACCCCCGCGGCTGGACCTACTGCGCTACCGCCGCGGGCATTCAGTACCTCGACAGCGAGGGCCGGCTCCGGCTCTTCATCAATCCTCCGAACCAGAAGCCGATCACTGCGCTGTTCTGGAAGGGGGACAGCTCAACGCTTTGCGCCGTGGCCGGCGGCAAGGTCTACCAGCGCGAGTTACGCTTCCCGCCGGCGCCGTAG
- a CDS encoding lactonase family protein, with protein sequence MLAMLASMTLNAPVGAEQLDVWLGTSTPPAGRSRGIYHATLNDRTGALSKARLVAEVAEPGFLALHPSLPVLYAAATVDGAPSVVAYRIAGSGEQANLQKIGAQPIGDGGAAHLSVDRTGKVLMTAQYGGGSVAVFPLSGDGAVGPRSQLIEHEGGSGVVADRQDAPHPHMARVSPDNRFLLVPDLGADRVYIYQLDPNKAQLTPSGAVQTPPGGGPRHLAFHPNGKWAYLVNELAMTLSLLDCDWDAGKLSVKQTAPTLSPEQIAGERFNSGSDVCVHPSGKYVYSANRGHDTITAFKADPSSGALSLIGQVPVRGAHPRNFNLDPSGRWLLAAGRDSNTLAVFAIDPSTGALQFTGTVADVPGPICVVFGADRAAP encoded by the coding sequence ATGCTCGCAATGCTCGCGTCAATGACGCTCAACGCTCCGGTCGGGGCGGAGCAACTCGACGTCTGGCTCGGCACCTCAACGCCCCCGGCGGGCCGCAGCCGCGGCATTTATCACGCGACGTTGAATGACAGAACCGGCGCCCTCTCGAAAGCCCGCTTGGTCGCCGAGGTCGCCGAGCCCGGCTTCTTGGCGCTCCACCCGTCGCTGCCGGTGCTGTACGCCGCGGCGACGGTCGACGGCGCCCCGTCGGTCGTCGCGTATAGGATTGCGGGATCAGGGGAGCAGGCAAATCTGCAAAAGATCGGCGCCCAGCCCATCGGCGACGGCGGCGCAGCGCACCTGTCGGTCGATCGGACCGGGAAGGTTCTGATGACCGCGCAGTACGGCGGCGGATCGGTGGCCGTGTTCCCGCTCTCGGGCGACGGCGCCGTCGGGCCGCGCTCGCAACTGATCGAGCACGAAGGCGGCTCAGGCGTAGTCGCCGACCGCCAAGACGCCCCCCACCCGCACATGGCGCGGGTCTCCCCCGACAACCGATTCCTACTTGTCCCCGACCTCGGCGCCGACCGCGTTTACATTTACCAGCTCGATCCCAACAAAGCACAGCTCACGCCCAGCGGCGCCGTTCAAACTCCCCCCGGCGGCGGGCCTCGGCACTTGGCGTTCCACCCGAACGGGAAGTGGGCTTACTTGGTCAACGAGCTGGCGATGACCCTCTCCCTGCTCGACTGCGACTGGGATGCGGGCAAGCTGTCGGTCAAGCAGACCGCCCCTACCCTCAGCCCAGAGCAGATCGCCGGCGAACGCTTCAACAGCGGCTCAGACGTGTGCGTCCACCCTTCCGGTAAGTACGTTTACTCCGCCAACCGCGGCCACGACACCATCACCGCGTTCAAGGCCGATCCGTCCTCCGGCGCGCTCAGCCTGATCGGGCAAGTGCCGGTCCGCGGCGCCCACCCGCGCAATTTCAACCTCGACCCCTCGGGCCGCTGGCTGCTGGCGGCCGGGCGCGACAGCAACACGCTGGCGGTTTTCGCCATCGACCCGTCGACCGGCGCGTTGCAGTTCACCGGCACGGTCGCGGACGTGCCGGGCCCCATTTGTGTGGTGTTCGGCGCAGATCGCGCGGCTCCGTGA
- the araD1 gene encoding AraD1 family protein, which yields MRLVQLLDAQDQQRVALVAGDRLRLCQSSANVAELATRAYTEGIDLSTLIDSLVTDDSLSYDEAIAQRRLLPPVSHRDPAHQWVTGTGLTHLGSASARDKMHAAQGNHHADETDTMRLFRWGVEGGKPPDGGVSVQPEWFYKGDGDCVAPPEHPLASPAFALDGGEEAELVGLYAIAPDGVVVRIGFAIGNEFADHVMERQNYLYLAHSKLRPCSFGPELLVGDAPESIEGSVAIRRGGETVWSATFLTGAANMAYELHSLEHHHFKYSSFRRPGDVHCHFFGTATLSFAAGVRAEPGDVFEVSAPGFGKPLRNPLAVESDPDRTTAVHPCR from the coding sequence ATGCGACTGGTGCAGTTGCTCGACGCACAAGACCAGCAGCGCGTCGCCCTAGTGGCTGGCGACCGCTTGCGTCTTTGCCAGTCAAGCGCCAACGTCGCCGAATTAGCCACCCGCGCCTACACGGAGGGAATCGACCTGAGCACGCTGATCGACAGCCTCGTCACGGACGACTCGCTGTCGTACGACGAAGCGATCGCCCAGCGCCGGCTGCTCCCCCCCGTCTCACACCGCGACCCGGCCCACCAGTGGGTGACCGGAACGGGGCTGACCCACCTGGGGAGTGCCAGCGCCCGCGACAAGATGCACGCGGCCCAGGGCAACCACCATGCCGACGAGACCGACACGATGCGGCTGTTCCGCTGGGGCGTCGAGGGGGGCAAGCCGCCGGACGGCGGGGTGAGCGTGCAGCCCGAGTGGTTCTACAAGGGGGACGGCGACTGCGTTGCGCCCCCCGAGCACCCGCTCGCGTCGCCTGCGTTCGCGCTCGACGGTGGTGAGGAAGCCGAGCTCGTGGGGCTGTATGCGATCGCCCCCGATGGCGTGGTCGTAAGGATCGGCTTCGCGATTGGCAACGAGTTCGCCGACCACGTGATGGAGCGACAGAACTACCTTTACCTAGCCCACTCGAAGCTGCGCCCCTGCTCGTTCGGTCCCGAGCTGCTGGTCGGCGACGCGCCGGAGTCGATCGAGGGGAGCGTAGCGATCCGCCGCGGCGGCGAAACGGTTTGGTCCGCGACGTTCCTGACCGGTGCTGCAAACATGGCGTATGAGCTCCACAGCCTCGAGCACCACCATTTCAAGTATTCCTCCTTCCGCCGCCCCGGCGATGTACACTGTCACTTCTTCGGCACCGCCACGCTCAGCTTCGCCGCGGGCGTGCGGGCCGAGCCGGGAGACGTGTTCGAGGTCAGCGCGCCGGGGTTCGGCAAGCCGCTGCGCAATCCACTAGCTGTCGAGTCTGATCCAGACCGCACGACCGCGGTACACCCCTGCCGCTAG
- a CDS encoding mandelate racemase/muconate lactonizing enzyme family protein, with protein sequence MKISRVTPLVLGTPWRDLTFVKVETDEGLVGYGEARALNRTESLLGYLKETTPRHLLGSDPMRIEALVHKLSRNDFGRPGEVVMTGIAVIEMACWDIMGKALGLPVYALLGGAVRDRIKAYANGWYKVERTPDEFQQAARTAVARGYRALKFDPFGPGFYELERSERLRSVALVEAVRDAVGPDVELLIEMHGRFSPPTAIALARDLARFDPGWFEEPVPPENLRTLKKVADAIRPLGVPVAVGERMHTPHEFAELLELQAADVLQVDITHYGGLLNTKKLAGWADAYYLQMAPHNVGGPVSTVAALHLAACTTNFRIQENFNDFDEPYVLDAAPGLPALDTDGCFPLPQGPGLGLEVDEALIAEHPQQTAHFNLFADNWQKREGAR encoded by the coding sequence ATGAAGATCAGCCGCGTTACGCCGCTAGTGCTGGGGACCCCTTGGCGCGACCTGACTTTCGTCAAGGTAGAGACCGACGAGGGGCTGGTTGGCTACGGCGAAGCCCGGGCGCTGAACCGAACCGAGTCGCTGCTTGGGTACCTGAAGGAAACGACGCCCCGCCACCTCTTGGGGAGCGACCCGATGCGGATCGAGGCGCTGGTTCACAAGCTCTCCCGAAACGACTTCGGGCGCCCCGGTGAGGTAGTGATGACCGGCATCGCGGTCATCGAGATGGCTTGCTGGGACATCATGGGCAAGGCCCTGGGGCTGCCGGTATACGCGCTGCTCGGGGGCGCCGTGCGCGATCGGATCAAGGCCTACGCCAACGGCTGGTACAAGGTCGAGCGGACGCCGGACGAGTTCCAGCAGGCGGCCCGGACCGCGGTGGCCCGCGGCTACCGCGCATTGAAGTTCGACCCCTTTGGCCCAGGATTCTACGAACTCGAGCGGAGCGAGCGGTTGCGGTCGGTCGCGCTGGTCGAGGCGGTCCGCGACGCGGTGGGGCCCGACGTTGAGTTGCTGATTGAGATGCACGGCCGGTTCAGCCCGCCGACCGCGATCGCGCTGGCGCGCGACCTGGCGCGGTTCGACCCCGGCTGGTTCGAAGAGCCCGTGCCGCCGGAGAACCTCCGCACCCTGAAGAAGGTGGCCGACGCGATCCGCCCGCTCGGCGTGCCGGTGGCCGTGGGCGAGCGCATGCACACGCCGCACGAGTTCGCGGAGCTGCTGGAGTTGCAAGCGGCCGACGTGCTTCAGGTAGACATCACCCACTACGGCGGCCTGCTGAACACCAAGAAGCTGGCCGGCTGGGCGGACGCCTACTACCTGCAGATGGCGCCCCACAACGTCGGGGGGCCGGTCTCTACGGTCGCCGCACTCCACCTGGCCGCCTGCACCACCAACTTCCGCATCCAAGAAAACTTCAACGACTTCGACGAGCCGTACGTGCTGGACGCGGCGCCGGGGCTGCCCGCACTCGACACAGACGGCTGCTTCCCGCTGCCGCAGGGGCCGGGACTAGGGTTAGAGGTCGACGAGGCGCTCATCGCCGAACACCCACAGCAGACAGCCCACTTCAACCTCTTCGCAGACAACTGGCAAAAGCGCGAAGGCGCCAGATAG
- a CDS encoding alkaline phosphatase D family protein yields MRTRSLPLWLLPFSLGWLANTAAAYADDSGAPAAGAEQATATMSHGPMLGRPRSHGMTVWARTTRPAELMVKYRDTRGVGGWRSSAAVATTIEHDLCGVVQLKGLAPDAQYDYAVYVDGRRQFPAGDFHTLPDPQELKDPELNPEGLFNFSFQFACCNNQSPTDGLGPTLPAFDTLNRDVAGKVDFAILNGDWIYEEDRDYPPEAWRRQVGLTHEKSPAIVDVMPQVCGVWQNYKTYAARAQNLRAWHRRVPSYFTFDDHELVNDIIASGETGYRNRRSVFRDIAIAGWFDYLGWSTPAVHQQPVQFGRCRLADGSDVLFDPDADFSRLDLRQAGNLHVLWGTPDSGVKDVPTGDVVGGDPNARVYDIVKVIDPHRLRITPAASATGESAYTIGRRSYGAFRVGNCEFFLLDTRSHRQLHDLQRPDKPGLSMLGNQQADWLLRAMQASDADFFFVVSSVNFMVPHVGGGGHHFDAATKDDAWTAFLDERERLIDAWDALGKPVFVLTGDLHNSFAVKITDKVWEFAAGPHNSVNHRLSDEGDRPLNGAFQHGPRPCEVRWSTTAWDDIPRDQRMFPHYCVARVTNVLNNPVELGGTRAIAYPKPIVTFTFYNALTGEPAYAESILSGE; encoded by the coding sequence ATGCGTACTCGTTCACTCCCGCTCTGGCTGCTCCCCTTTTCGCTCGGCTGGCTGGCCAACACCGCGGCTGCGTACGCGGACGATTCGGGGGCCCCGGCCGCGGGCGCCGAACAAGCCACCGCTACGATGTCGCACGGACCGATGCTCGGCCGGCCCAGAAGCCATGGGATGACCGTGTGGGCGCGGACCACGCGTCCCGCCGAGCTGATGGTCAAATACCGCGACACGCGAGGCGTTGGCGGCTGGAGAAGTTCGGCGGCGGTCGCCACGACGATCGAGCACGACCTGTGCGGTGTCGTCCAGCTCAAGGGTCTGGCCCCGGACGCGCAGTACGACTACGCCGTCTACGTCGATGGTCGCCGGCAGTTTCCCGCCGGCGACTTCCATACGCTCCCGGACCCTCAGGAATTGAAGGACCCCGAGCTCAACCCCGAGGGGCTGTTCAACTTTTCATTCCAGTTCGCCTGCTGCAACAACCAAAGCCCAACTGACGGGCTCGGGCCGACGCTGCCGGCTTTCGACACGCTCAACCGGGACGTCGCCGGCAAGGTCGATTTCGCGATCCTCAACGGCGACTGGATTTACGAGGAAGACCGCGACTACCCCCCCGAGGCCTGGCGCCGTCAAGTGGGGCTGACGCATGAGAAGTCGCCCGCGATCGTCGACGTCATGCCCCAGGTCTGCGGTGTGTGGCAGAATTACAAGACCTACGCCGCGCGAGCGCAGAACCTGCGCGCGTGGCACCGCCGTGTGCCGAGCTACTTTACGTTCGACGACCACGAACTGGTGAACGACATCATCGCCAGCGGCGAGACCGGGTACCGCAACCGCCGCAGCGTGTTCCGCGACATTGCAATCGCCGGTTGGTTCGACTACCTCGGCTGGAGCACGCCGGCCGTTCACCAGCAACCCGTCCAGTTCGGGCGCTGCCGCCTGGCCGACGGGAGCGACGTTTTGTTCGACCCAGACGCTGATTTTTCGCGGCTCGACCTGCGTCAGGCCGGCAACCTGCACGTGCTATGGGGCACGCCCGACTCGGGGGTCAAGGACGTTCCGACCGGGGACGTGGTCGGGGGCGACCCCAACGCGAGGGTGTACGACATCGTGAAGGTGATCGACCCCCACCGGCTGCGGATCACGCCTGCCGCGTCCGCGACCGGCGAGAGCGCGTACACGATCGGCCGCCGCTCGTACGGGGCTTTCCGCGTGGGCAATTGCGAGTTCTTCCTGCTCGACACACGCTCGCACCGCCAGTTGCACGACCTCCAGCGTCCCGACAAGCCGGGCCTCTCGATGCTGGGCAATCAGCAGGCAGACTGGCTGCTGCGGGCGATGCAGGCGAGCGACGCCGATTTCTTCTTTGTGGTCTCGTCCGTCAACTTCATGGTCCCCCACGTCGGGGGCGGCGGCCACCACTTCGACGCCGCGACTAAGGACGACGCCTGGACCGCCTTCTTGGACGAACGCGAACGCCTGATTGACGCCTGGGACGCCCTCGGCAAGCCGGTGTTCGTGCTCACCGGCGACCTCCACAACAGCTTCGCCGTGAAGATCACCGACAAAGTCTGGGAGTTCGCCGCGGGGCCCCACAACTCCGTCAACCACCGCCTCAGCGACGAAGGGGACCGCCCGCTGAACGGCGCCTTCCAGCACGGTCCGCGCCCGTGCGAGGTGCGTTGGTCCACCACTGCCTGGGACGACATCCCCCGCGATCAGCGGATGTTTCCCCACTACTGCGTGGCGCGGGTCACCAATGTGCTGAACAACCCGGTCGAATTAGGTGGGACGCGCGCCATCGCTTACCCCAAGCCGATCGTGACCTTCACGTTCTACAACGCGCTCACCGGCGAGCCGGCGTACGCCGAAAGCATCCTCTCCGGAGAATAG